One Malania oleifera isolate guangnan ecotype guangnan chromosome 9, ASM2987363v1, whole genome shotgun sequence DNA segment encodes these proteins:
- the LOC131163496 gene encoding expansin-A18, with amino-acid sequence MASLFQYSASRRFFLLGWTLMTIIVGKSSVSVALSVFRPSPWALAHATFYGDESASETMGGACGYGNLFANGYGTDTSALSTTLFNNGYSCGTCYQIRCVGSPACYRGSPFTTVTATNLCPPNWSQNSDDGGWCNPPRSHFDMSKPAFMKIADWKAGIVPVMYRRVPCMRSGGLQFSFQGNGYWLLVYVMNVGGGGDIASMWVKGSSTDWISMSHNWGASYQAFATLAGQSLSFRLTSYTSRQTIVAWNVAPPSWTVGLTYKSHANFY; translated from the exons ATGGCTTCTCTATTCCAATATTCAGCTTCAAGGAGGTTCTTTCTGTTGGGTTGGACACTGATGACAATCATCGTCGGCAAATCATCAGTTTCCGTGGCTCTCTCTGTGTTCCGGCCAAGCCCATGGGCCCTTGCCCACGCTACCTTTTATGGCGATGAGAGTGCCTCGGAGACCATGG GAGGAGCTTGTGGGTATGGGAATTTGTTTGCGAACGGGTACGGGACGGACACGTCGGCTCTGAGCACGACGCTGTTCAACAATGGGTACTCGTGCGGAACATGCTACCAGATACGGTGCGTTGGGTCCCCGGCGTGCTACCGAGGCTCCCCTTTTACCACCGTGACGGCGACAAATCTCTGCCCCCCAAACTGGTCGCAGAACTCCGACGACGGGGGCTGGTGCAACCCTCCCCGCAGCCACTTCGACATGTCCAAGCCCGCTTTCATGAAAATCGCCGACTGGAAGGCCGGCATTGTCCCCGTCATGTACCGCAG GGTACCCTGCATGAGGAGTGGAGGGCTTCAGTTCAGCTTCCAGGGAAACGGGTACTGGCTGCTGGTGTACGTGATGAACGTGGGAGGGGGAGGGGACATAGCCAGCATGTGGGTGAAGGGCAGCAGCACCGACTGGATCAGCATGAGCCACAACTGGGGCGCCTCCTACCAGGCCTTCGCCACCCTCGCTGGCCAGTCTCTCTCCTTCCGCCTCACTTCCTACACCTCCCGCCAGACCATCGTCGCCTGGAACGTCGCGCCACCAAGCTGGACCGTCGGCCTCACCTACAAATCCCA